A stretch of Nitrospira sp. DNA encodes these proteins:
- the rplM gene encoding 50S ribosomal protein L13, which translates to MTTYLEKPANVKEQWHLVNAEGKTLGRLAAKVAGILRGKHRPTFTPNVDMGDHVVIINAEKIHLTGNKMQDKLYIHHSGYPGGLKTTDAQHLFKKDPTELLVRAIEGMLPKNPLGNGMAKKLRVYVGSNHPHQAQHPEPISL; encoded by the coding sequence ATGACGACTTATCTCGAAAAACCGGCCAATGTAAAAGAACAGTGGCATCTTGTGAACGCCGAGGGAAAGACCCTGGGACGTCTGGCGGCGAAAGTCGCCGGCATTCTCCGCGGCAAGCATCGCCCCACCTTCACCCCGAACGTGGATATGGGCGATCATGTGGTGATCATTAATGCCGAGAAGATCCATTTGACCGGCAATAAGATGCAGGACAAGCTTTACATCCACCACTCGGGTTACCCAGGCGGACTCAAGACCACTGATGCGCAACATCTGTTCAAGAAGGATCCGACTGAATTGTTGGTACGCGCCATTGAGGGAATGCTCCCCAAGAACCCCCTCGGCAACGGAATGGCAAAGAAACTCCGCGTCTATGTCGGATCGAATCATCCGCACCAGGCTCAACACCCGGAACCTATTTCTCTCTAG
- a CDS encoding bifunctional nuclease family protein, with protein sequence MNDSVHPHHPDLIPLSVSRVVEDANTDTRILVLTRTDDQDTFMIWVGAPEGDSIRRALDSATPPRPMSHDLVKSFGEHFGITTKRVVLTDVKSSTYYATVFLENKGVERSIDARPSDAIALALRTHAPIYTTQDVWKRRSGQHLDAWLAKLDTKDIDTQEV encoded by the coding sequence ATGAACGACTCCGTACACCCACACCATCCCGATCTCATCCCGCTCTCGGTGAGCCGGGTCGTCGAAGACGCCAATACGGATACCAGGATTCTCGTCTTGACCAGGACCGACGATCAGGACACCTTTATGATCTGGGTCGGCGCCCCCGAAGGCGACTCGATTCGTCGCGCCCTGGATTCGGCCACACCGCCCCGACCGATGAGCCACGATTTGGTCAAGAGTTTCGGCGAGCACTTCGGCATCACGACCAAGCGAGTCGTCCTGACCGACGTGAAAAGCAGCACCTATTACGCCACCGTATTTTTGGAGAACAAAGGGGTGGAGCGGTCGATCGATGCCCGGCCAAGCGATGCCATCGCCCTGGCCCTTCGAACGCACGCACCGATCTATACCACCCAGGACGTCTGGAAACGGCGCAGCGGGCAACACCTAGATGCCTGGCTCGCGAAGCTCGATACGAAAGATATCGACACACAAGAAGTCTAG
- a CDS encoding bifunctional riboflavin kinase/FAD synthetase — translation MKVTRGYSGGEGRPYPVATVGNFDGHHLGHRSLLQTVVETARRREGTALVLTFDPHPVKILAPHVDLKFLTSPEEKLQRFEDAGIDEVIVLEFDPAFASLSPETFTELVLYRGLHLRQIFVGQHFVFGKGRTGNVASLTVMGKRFGFSVNPVSPVIADGGIVSSTRVRKLVQEGQVDLAARLLGRQYAMQGVVMPGAQRGQELGWPTANLRLPVERVIPPNGVYATVTIWNQQRFDSVAYIGSRPTFDAGERLMEVHLLNERQDLYGESIEVRFLQRLRGDTKFPSGADLSRQIAIDVERAKAILQEHRSALSAG, via the coding sequence ATGAAGGTGACGCGCGGATACTCAGGCGGCGAAGGGCGGCCCTACCCGGTGGCCACGGTCGGCAATTTTGACGGGCATCATCTCGGCCATCGCTCGCTGCTGCAGACGGTCGTAGAGACCGCGCGTCGGAGGGAGGGCACGGCGCTTGTGCTGACGTTCGATCCCCATCCGGTCAAGATTCTCGCTCCCCATGTCGATTTGAAGTTTCTCACGAGCCCTGAAGAAAAGTTGCAACGTTTCGAGGATGCGGGCATCGATGAAGTCATTGTCCTGGAGTTCGATCCGGCGTTCGCGAGTCTCTCGCCGGAAACCTTCACGGAACTGGTTTTGTATCGCGGGTTGCACCTGCGGCAGATTTTTGTCGGGCAGCATTTTGTCTTCGGCAAGGGGCGTACGGGCAATGTCGCCTCGTTGACGGTGATGGGGAAACGATTCGGATTTTCCGTGAATCCTGTCTCGCCGGTGATTGCCGACGGCGGCATCGTCAGTTCCACGCGTGTGCGTAAATTAGTGCAAGAGGGGCAGGTCGATCTCGCGGCCCGGTTGCTGGGACGCCAGTATGCGATGCAGGGAGTCGTCATGCCGGGTGCCCAGCGGGGGCAGGAGTTGGGCTGGCCGACGGCCAATCTGCGATTGCCGGTTGAGCGGGTGATTCCGCCGAACGGAGTGTATGCGACGGTGACGATTTGGAATCAGCAGCGGTTCGATTCCGTTGCGTATATCGGGTCCCGGCCGACGTTTGATGCCGGCGAGCGGCTGATGGAAGTCCATTTATTGAATGAGCGGCAGGATCTGTACGGAGAGTCGATCGAGGTGCGGTTTCTTCAGCGGCTGCGCGGCGACACCAAGTTCCCCAGCGGCGCCGATTTGAGCCGCCAAATCGCGATCGATGTGGAGCGAGCCAAAGCGATTTTACAAGAACATCGCAGTGCGCTGTCGGCAGGATGA
- the hemA gene encoding glutamyl-tRNA reductase — MHVIVVGLSHKTAPVEIREKLAVPESRMGEALSRLTSYSGVKEGLLLSTCNRVEVYSVVDDIEQGYGRIQEFLADTHLSLSSEQLTPHLYWHAGDRAITHLFRVAASLDSMIVGESQILGQLKEAFESALAHKTTGLIMNKVVKKAISVAKRVRTETKIAEMAVSVSYAAVELAKKIFSDLGHRTVLLVGAGEMAKLAAQHLIAQGVGQVRITTRTPQHAVDLAEKFGGTAVPFEQYKDDMASADIVLVSTGASHYLISADDVQRAVTARMNRPMFLIDISVPRNIDPGVRHVDNAFLFDIDDLKQRVEKNRAERLQEADKAEQMVVEEVGVLREWMKSLEVTPTIVALKQRADEIKRSELDKTLGRLAHLPAQDRELVEGLASSIVNKMIHGTMVTLKSEVNSSSGAAFVEAARRFFSLEAAQPPEPRGDSAVEPSSCLAHDLSEPLIEQAPSRTAGRKQP; from the coding sequence ATGCATGTAATCGTAGTCGGGCTCAGTCATAAGACGGCGCCCGTCGAAATTCGCGAGAAGCTGGCGGTGCCGGAGAGCCGGATGGGCGAGGCGCTCAGCCGGCTGACGTCTTATTCCGGCGTGAAAGAAGGCTTGCTTCTGTCCACCTGCAATCGTGTCGAAGTCTATTCTGTCGTCGACGATATCGAGCAGGGGTATGGGCGGATCCAGGAATTCCTGGCCGATACCCATCTATCCCTCTCCTCTGAACAGCTGACCCCGCATTTGTATTGGCATGCCGGCGACCGAGCCATCACGCATCTGTTTCGTGTGGCGGCCAGTCTCGACTCGATGATCGTGGGTGAATCTCAGATCCTCGGGCAGTTGAAAGAGGCGTTTGAATCGGCGCTTGCGCATAAGACGACCGGGCTGATCATGAACAAGGTCGTCAAGAAAGCCATTTCCGTCGCCAAGCGCGTGCGGACCGAAACGAAGATTGCCGAGATGGCCGTGTCGGTCAGCTATGCGGCGGTCGAACTCGCCAAGAAGATTTTTTCGGACCTCGGGCATCGGACCGTCTTGCTGGTCGGGGCGGGGGAAATGGCCAAGTTGGCGGCCCAACACCTCATTGCGCAGGGGGTCGGCCAGGTGCGGATTACCACCAGGACCCCGCAACATGCCGTCGACTTGGCGGAGAAGTTCGGCGGGACGGCGGTGCCATTCGAGCAATACAAGGACGATATGGCGTCGGCCGATATCGTTCTGGTCTCGACGGGCGCGTCGCACTATCTCATCAGCGCCGACGATGTGCAGCGGGCGGTGACTGCGCGGATGAACCGGCCGATGTTTTTGATCGATATCTCGGTCCCGCGCAATATCGATCCGGGGGTGCGGCATGTCGACAATGCGTTTTTGTTCGATATCGACGATTTGAAGCAGCGGGTGGAAAAAAATCGCGCCGAGCGTTTGCAGGAAGCCGATAAGGCTGAGCAGATGGTGGTGGAAGAGGTCGGGGTATTGCGCGAGTGGATGAAGTCGTTGGAAGTGACGCCGACGATTGTCGCGTTGAAGCAGCGCGCGGATGAGATCAAGCGCAGCGAATTGGACAAGACCTTGGGGCGGCTCGCACACCTGCCGGCGCAGGATCGGGAGCTTGTCGAGGGGTTAGCGTCGTCGATTGTGAACAAGATGATTCACGGGACGATGGTGACGTTGAAGTCCGAGGTGAATTCGTCGAGCGGGGCGGCGTTTGTCGAAGCCGCGCGCCGCTTTTTCAGCCTTGAAGCGGCACAGCCTCCTGAGCCGCGTGGAGACTCAGCGGTCGAACCATCATCCTGTCTCGCCCACGATTTGAGTGAGCCTCTCATTGAGCAGGCTCCTTCTCGGACGGCCGGTCGGAAGCAACCGTAG
- the hemC gene encoding hydroxymethylbilane synthase — MSTPTAARTTLVLGTRASKLALQQSEWFQAQVQAIAPDITVTLTRIQTSGDKIVDVPLAKIGGKGLFVKEIEEALLSGEIDFAVHSMKDVPTQLPDGLEILCVPPREDSRDALISRTGCRFQELPVGARVGSSSLRRQSQFLHARPDLRIEMLRGNLDTRLKKLKEGQFDAIILAAAGLRRLGWTEEITEYLDPQLCLPAIGQGALGIEGRSNDQFVRSILSRLTHQPTQVAVTAERALLHRLEGGCQVPIAAYATLTNDQVHLEGLVASVDGKTVIRDAVQGTRAEAQVLGTRLAERLLARGADKILGEIYGRA; from the coding sequence GTGTCGACACCAACAGCCGCACGAACCACACTGGTTCTGGGCACCAGGGCGAGTAAGCTGGCGTTACAGCAGAGCGAGTGGTTTCAGGCGCAGGTACAGGCGATTGCGCCTGATATCACGGTGACGCTCACCCGGATACAAACGTCGGGCGACAAGATCGTCGATGTGCCCCTCGCGAAGATCGGCGGAAAGGGCCTGTTCGTCAAGGAAATCGAAGAGGCCCTGTTGAGCGGCGAAATTGATTTTGCGGTGCATAGCATGAAAGACGTCCCGACGCAGTTGCCGGACGGGCTGGAGATTCTCTGTGTGCCTCCGCGCGAGGATTCGCGGGATGCGTTGATCAGCCGAACGGGTTGCCGCTTTCAGGAGTTACCCGTCGGAGCCCGTGTGGGATCGAGCAGCCTGCGCCGGCAATCGCAGTTTCTTCACGCGCGACCGGATCTCCGGATCGAGATGCTCCGGGGCAATCTCGATACCCGGTTGAAGAAACTGAAAGAAGGGCAGTTCGATGCGATTATCCTGGCCGCTGCCGGACTACGGCGTTTGGGATGGACGGAAGAAATCACCGAATATCTCGATCCGCAACTCTGTCTTCCAGCGATCGGGCAAGGGGCTTTGGGCATTGAGGGGCGGTCGAATGATCAGTTCGTGCGCTCCATTTTGAGCCGGCTGACCCATCAGCCGACGCAGGTGGCGGTGACGGCCGAACGTGCGTTGTTGCATCGATTGGAAGGCGGTTGTCAGGTGCCGATCGCGGCTTATGCGACATTGACGAATGACCAGGTGCATCTGGAGGGGCTGGTGGCGAGTGTGGATGGCAAGACCGTCATTCGAGATGCCGTGCAAGGAACGAGGGCCGAGGCGCAGGTCTTGGGTACCAGGCTGGCGGAACGGTTGCTCGCGCGGGGTGCGGACAAGATTCTGGGTGAGATTTATGGAAGGGCGTGA
- a CDS encoding bifunctional nuclease family protein produces the protein MITQMQVKGLMFDPYNNAYIVVLRDEDEAEMLPIWVGKSEASAISLALEHVAPPRPMTHDFMKAFLDAYNAKVISVVITDLNEHTYFAKIHLMYEDSEYAVDSRPSDAIALAIRSEAPIFANESVIRKQSSEELEQWLENLKPEDFGKLDS, from the coding sequence ATGATTACGCAAATGCAGGTCAAGGGGTTGATGTTCGACCCCTACAACAACGCCTATATCGTGGTGCTACGCGATGAGGACGAAGCCGAAATGTTACCGATTTGGGTCGGCAAGTCAGAAGCGAGCGCCATTAGCCTTGCCCTGGAGCACGTAGCGCCGCCACGCCCAATGACGCACGATTTCATGAAGGCCTTCCTGGACGCTTATAACGCCAAAGTGATTAGTGTGGTCATCACAGACTTGAATGAGCACACCTATTTTGCCAAGATCCATTTGATGTACGAGGATTCGGAATACGCCGTCGACTCACGCCCCAGCGACGCCATCGCACTGGCGATCCGGTCGGAGGCGCCCATTTTCGCGAACGAGTCGGTTATCCGAAAGCAAAGCTCGGAAGAACTCGAACAATGGTTAGAAAATCTGAAGCCGGAAGATTTCGGCAAGCTGGACTCCTGA
- the ccsA gene encoding cytochrome c biogenesis protein CcsA: MAVVCFMVTMGLYFVATISFLAYLLRRSEALSKVSLAITAAGFVMHTLALVARMVGSSAAAPPSVHEALSFFSWMLILVFLAVEFRHRIHVLGSFIVPLALVSLISAAALPDTAPTLQPMFRTLWLHVTLSMLGTVGFAVAFVAGVMYLIQDRLLKSKRFNVLYAKLPALDFLDHLNQQSIILGFPLLTLGIITGAISAEFAKGAYVSWNPEQTWALVTWLFYFVVLLGRLTVGWRAKRAAYLTVIGFAGVILTLIGVVLKSYGTVS; this comes from the coding sequence ATGGCCGTAGTCTGCTTCATGGTGACGATGGGATTGTACTTCGTCGCGACCATTTCATTTCTTGCCTATCTATTGCGGCGCTCTGAAGCCCTGTCAAAAGTCTCTCTGGCCATTACCGCGGCAGGGTTTGTGATGCATACCCTCGCACTGGTTGCGCGGATGGTCGGGAGTTCTGCTGCCGCGCCTCCGAGTGTCCATGAGGCGCTCTCGTTCTTCTCCTGGATGCTCATTCTAGTATTTCTCGCCGTCGAGTTCCGCCACCGGATCCACGTATTAGGTTCTTTCATTGTTCCGCTTGCGCTGGTGTCTCTCATCTCAGCCGCGGCCTTGCCCGATACGGCTCCGACCCTGCAGCCGATGTTCCGAACGCTCTGGCTCCACGTCACCTTGAGCATGTTGGGGACGGTGGGTTTTGCCGTCGCGTTCGTTGCGGGTGTGATGTATCTCATCCAAGACCGCCTTCTCAAGTCGAAACGGTTCAACGTGTTGTATGCCAAGCTGCCGGCTCTGGATTTTCTTGACCATCTGAACCAGCAATCAATCATTCTCGGGTTTCCGCTCCTCACGCTCGGGATCATTACCGGTGCGATTTCCGCGGAGTTTGCCAAGGGGGCCTATGTGAGTTGGAACCCCGAACAAACCTGGGCGCTGGTGACCTGGTTATTCTACTTTGTCGTGCTTCTTGGACGTCTGACCGTGGGGTGGCGCGCGAAGCGGGCGGCCTACTTAACCGTAATCGGGTTCGCGGGCGTCATTTTGACGCTGATTGGCGTGGTCCTCAAGAGCTACGGGACGGTGTCGTGA
- a CDS encoding Fe(2+)-trafficking protein — MTEVACVTCGQTGEAITAPLFLGKLEQDIKAKVCTACWKKWEGMRVMVINEYQVNLGDESGRELVRKQMKAFLKLEGQADTSKIAENFRPEGT; from the coding sequence ATGACAGAGGTAGCGTGCGTCACATGCGGACAAACCGGAGAAGCAATTACCGCTCCCCTCTTTCTCGGCAAGCTGGAACAGGACATCAAAGCAAAAGTCTGCACCGCCTGCTGGAAGAAGTGGGAGGGCATGCGGGTAATGGTGATCAATGAGTATCAGGTCAACCTCGGCGACGAAAGCGGACGAGAGCTGGTCCGCAAACAAATGAAGGCCTTCTTAAAGCTGGAAGGTCAAGCCGACACCTCGAAGATCGCCGAAAACTTCCGCCCCGAAGGCACCTAG
- the cobA gene encoding uroporphyrinogen-III C-methyltransferase — protein sequence MSGKPHSGRVYLVGAGPGDPKLLTLRGKECLEQADVVFYDYLANPVLLSHAPLRAERIYVGRRGRGQYQPQETTNRMLIERATQGQVVVRLKGGDPFVFGRGGEEAEALAAAGVYFEVVPGVTAAVAAPAYAGIPVTHRTMASTVTFVTGHEDPDKPTTALEWPRLASSHGTLVFLMGMKNLPSIVSNLIAEGRPATTPVALIRWGTKAAQRTVVGTLADIVEQSRQAKLEPPTVVVVGEVVALREQLNWFERRPLFGKRVLMTRAKEQAGELAGLLAAAGAEPIEGATIRIVEPNDWAPVDRAIDALGQYDWVIFTSVNGVAQFMKRLQKCGHDARSFAGRRICCIGPRTAEELATYGLNADVVPAEYQAEGVLATLAESDLSRARVLIPRAEVARELLPEELRSRGAVVDVVPVYRTEVPRDSVESWKQLLVDREIECVTFTSSSTVRNFIELVGGEAQARVLVQSVVVACIGPITAQTAREAGFSVAIMPNENTIPALVEAMAGYFGKGVSVATATAP from the coding sequence ATGTCAGGTAAGCCCCACAGTGGCAGAGTCTATCTGGTCGGAGCGGGTCCGGGAGATCCGAAGCTCTTGACCTTGCGGGGCAAGGAATGCCTTGAGCAGGCCGATGTGGTGTTCTACGATTACCTCGCGAATCCCGTGTTGTTGTCTCATGCTCCGCTCCGGGCCGAGCGCATTTACGTGGGCCGGCGGGGGCGCGGACAATACCAACCCCAAGAAACTACGAACCGCATGCTCATTGAGCGGGCGACGCAGGGACAGGTCGTGGTCCGCCTGAAGGGCGGCGATCCGTTCGTATTCGGTCGCGGGGGAGAGGAAGCGGAAGCGTTGGCCGCCGCGGGAGTGTATTTTGAAGTGGTGCCCGGTGTGACGGCGGCTGTAGCCGCTCCCGCCTATGCCGGAATTCCCGTAACCCATCGGACGATGGCATCGACCGTGACGTTTGTCACGGGCCATGAAGATCCCGATAAGCCCACCACCGCGCTTGAGTGGCCACGGCTGGCCAGTAGTCACGGCACGCTGGTGTTCCTGATGGGGATGAAAAACCTTCCTTCGATTGTGTCGAATCTTATCGCCGAAGGCCGTCCGGCGACGACCCCGGTCGCCTTGATTCGATGGGGAACCAAAGCGGCGCAACGCACCGTAGTCGGGACGCTGGCCGATATTGTGGAGCAGTCCCGGCAGGCGAAGCTGGAGCCACCGACGGTCGTGGTCGTAGGAGAGGTGGTCGCGCTTCGAGAGCAGTTGAACTGGTTCGAGCGGCGGCCGCTGTTCGGAAAGCGTGTGTTGATGACGCGTGCGAAAGAGCAGGCGGGAGAGCTGGCCGGCTTACTTGCAGCCGCCGGCGCGGAGCCGATCGAAGGGGCCACGATTCGCATCGTCGAGCCGAATGATTGGGCGCCGGTCGATCGAGCGATTGACGCGCTCGGCCAGTATGACTGGGTGATTTTTACCAGCGTCAATGGTGTCGCGCAGTTTATGAAGCGGCTGCAGAAATGCGGGCATGATGCGCGCAGCTTTGCAGGGCGACGCATTTGCTGCATCGGGCCCCGCACGGCCGAGGAGTTGGCGACGTATGGCCTCAATGCGGATGTGGTTCCGGCTGAGTATCAGGCCGAGGGGGTGCTGGCGACGCTGGCTGAGTCGGATCTGTCGCGGGCCCGCGTGCTCATCCCGCGGGCTGAAGTCGCGCGCGAGCTCCTGCCTGAGGAGTTACGGTCTCGCGGGGCGGTGGTCGACGTCGTTCCGGTGTATCGCACAGAAGTTCCACGAGACTCCGTCGAGAGCTGGAAGCAGTTGTTGGTGGACCGGGAGATCGAGTGTGTGACCTTTACCAGTTCGTCGACGGTCCGAAACTTTATTGAGTTGGTCGGGGGTGAAGCGCAGGCACGGGTCCTGGTACAATCGGTCGTGGTGGCCTGTATCGGACCGATCACGGCACAGACCGCACGAGAGGCGGGATTTTCGGTTGCGATCATGCCCAACGAGAATACGATTCCGGCGTTGGTCGAGGCGATGGCAGGATATTTTGGGAAAGGCGTGTCGGTGGCTACGGCAACGGCGCCGTAG
- a CDS encoding CBS domain-containing protein: MVPVKSFMIPREKFVTVARDTDAQTAARIMRDRGIGSLFITNDKEIIGIVTDTDMMRRVVASGSDATKATVEQIMSAPIMTIEESKTLLDANDLMAQAHVRHLGVTREGKLVGVISVRDLVVFLTNLPRK, translated from the coding sequence ATGGTTCCTGTGAAATCGTTCATGATTCCTCGAGAGAAATTTGTCACCGTGGCCCGTGATACCGACGCCCAGACGGCGGCGCGGATTATGCGTGATCGCGGGATCGGCAGCTTGTTCATTACCAACGACAAAGAGATTATCGGTATCGTGACCGACACGGACATGATGCGCCGGGTGGTGGCGTCGGGGTCGGATGCGACGAAGGCGACGGTGGAGCAGATCATGTCGGCTCCGATCATGACGATCGAGGAGAGCAAGACGCTGCTGGATGCCAACGACCTGATGGCTCAGGCGCATGTGCGCCACCTGGGCGTGACGCGCGAGGGGAAGTTGGTCGGTGTGATTTCTGTTCGTGATTTGGTGGTCTTTCTGACGAATTTGCCAAGGAAGTAG
- a CDS encoding SAM-dependent methyltransferase → MRREQSQQSRPGESPSRPAKKPVGSLYLIGVPIGHPDDITIRALRIFNRVDVIATEDPIATQELLRHHNLCAVLTSYGPTRIKEKVAVLIDRLQQGASVALVSDCGSPVISDPGSLLVAAAHKYSLPVHSIPGPSAVTAAMAAAGFSAEAFHFYGNMPAPTGSGTHRLAMALTHAEPTILFCQTTSCLAILEAIAKTAPRRKIALACDLTQQQETLMRGTARLILEQLKRIRPPRAITMIVAGTSR, encoded by the coding sequence ATGCGACGAGAACAGAGTCAACAAAGCCGACCGGGGGAATCCCCCAGCCGGCCGGCGAAGAAGCCTGTCGGTTCACTCTATCTGATTGGAGTCCCCATCGGGCATCCCGATGACATCACGATCCGTGCACTTAGGATTTTCAACCGGGTGGATGTGATCGCCACTGAGGATCCGATCGCCACGCAGGAACTCCTACGCCATCACAACCTGTGCGCCGTACTCACGAGCTATGGACCGACCAGGATCAAAGAAAAAGTTGCGGTCCTGATCGACCGACTGCAACAAGGCGCATCCGTTGCCTTGGTCTCAGATTGTGGTTCGCCTGTGATCTCGGACCCTGGGAGCCTCCTGGTTGCCGCAGCACACAAATACTCCCTTCCCGTCCATTCTATCCCCGGCCCTTCAGCCGTGACCGCTGCGATGGCTGCAGCAGGTTTTTCCGCCGAAGCATTCCACTTTTATGGAAACATGCCTGCACCGACCGGCTCGGGTACGCACCGGCTCGCAATGGCTCTGACGCATGCAGAGCCGACGATCCTCTTCTGTCAGACCACCTCATGCCTGGCGATTCTAGAGGCCATTGCCAAAACAGCACCGCGCCGCAAAATCGCACTCGCATGCGACCTCACCCAACAGCAAGAAACGCTTATGAGAGGAACCGCCCGTCTGATTCTAGAACAGCTGAAACGGATCCGACCGCCACGGGCAATTACCATGATCGTGGCAGGAACAAGCCGATAG
- the hemB gene encoding porphobilinogen synthase, whose protein sequence is MAFPIQRLRRLRQQDSFRRMVRETVLSPADFIYPLFVVEGQGRREEIGAMPGQFRLSVDLLVKEAAAVKSLGIPAIILFGIPAKKDDRGTSGYDPNGIVQRAIKAVKDQVPGLAVITDVCIDEYTDHGHCGIVKNGKILNDETLECLRTMARTHAEAGADMVAPSDMMDGRVAAIRAELDQAGFPELPIMAYAAKFSSCFYAPFRDAAYSSPQFGDRQSYQMDPANGREALREIDSDVEEGADIVMVKPAMPYLDIIAQARARTLLPIAAYQVSGEYSMIKAAGRAGWLDETRAMMESLLSIRRAGADLILTYFAKDAVRQLH, encoded by the coding sequence ATGGCGTTTCCGATCCAGCGGTTACGGCGGCTCCGGCAACAGGACTCGTTTCGGCGGATGGTGCGGGAAACCGTGCTGTCTCCGGCGGATTTCATCTACCCCTTGTTCGTCGTCGAGGGGCAGGGCCGGCGTGAGGAGATCGGGGCCATGCCCGGCCAGTTCCGCCTGTCGGTCGATCTGCTGGTGAAGGAGGCGGCGGCGGTCAAGTCTCTTGGCATTCCCGCGATTATCCTGTTCGGCATTCCTGCGAAAAAAGATGACCGGGGGACATCAGGGTACGATCCGAACGGGATCGTGCAGCGGGCGATTAAGGCGGTCAAGGATCAAGTGCCGGGGCTGGCCGTCATTACGGATGTCTGTATCGATGAATACACCGATCATGGCCATTGCGGTATTGTGAAAAACGGCAAAATTCTCAATGACGAAACGCTGGAGTGTTTGCGCACGATGGCCCGCACGCATGCTGAAGCCGGCGCCGATATGGTGGCCCCTTCCGATATGATGGATGGACGGGTGGCTGCGATTCGTGCGGAGCTCGATCAGGCGGGCTTCCCCGAACTGCCGATCATGGCGTATGCCGCAAAGTTCTCATCTTGTTTCTATGCCCCGTTTCGGGATGCCGCGTATTCGAGCCCGCAGTTTGGCGATCGCCAGTCGTATCAGATGGATCCGGCCAACGGACGGGAAGCGTTGCGCGAAATCGATTCGGACGTGGAGGAAGGGGCGGATATCGTGATGGTCAAACCGGCCATGCCCTATCTGGATATTATCGCCCAGGCTCGCGCGCGGACCTTGCTTCCCATCGCGGCGTACCAAGTCAGCGGTGAGTACAGCATGATCAAAGCCGCGGGGCGCGCCGGCTGGCTGGATGAAACGCGCGCCATGATGGAATCGCTGCTTTCGATCCGGCGGGCCGGGGCCGATCTCATCTTGACCTACTTCGCGAAGGATGCCGTCCGGCAGCTCCATTGA
- a CDS encoding sulfurtransferase TusA family protein, with translation MDNNANVQPGISTDIELDLRGVICPYNFVKTKLKLETMDQGQVLAVLLDDGDPIKNVPRSVENEGHTVLAQDRVGAAFRVRIRREETD, from the coding sequence ATGGATAACAATGCAAATGTGCAACCGGGGATTTCGACGGATATCGAGTTGGATCTCCGCGGGGTCATCTGTCCGTATAATTTTGTGAAGACCAAGTTGAAGCTCGAGACGATGGATCAGGGACAGGTCTTAGCCGTGTTGTTGGATGATGGGGATCCCATTAAGAATGTTCCGCGCAGCGTGGAGAATGAGGGGCATACGGTACTTGCGCAAGATCGGGTCGGGGCCGCGTTTCGGGTGCGCATCAGGCGAGAGGAGACCGACTAG